The genomic stretch CGACCGGAACATGCCGAGCTACGATCGGTGCAGTGGCCCGTAAACACCACACTCTGCGCCGCATCTTGAACCGCTTCGCGGTCCAGGCCGAAATGAAGCTCGGCCGCAACCGCTTGTGGTCCTACCCGTTCGAGCTCTGCATCGACGTCACCAACAAGTGCAATCTGCACTGTCCCTACTGTCCGACCGGACGCGGCGAGCAGGGGGGGCGCGGACGCGGAACCGTTTCGTACGAGCTGTTCGCCGCCATCCTCGACGAACTCGGGCCGTACGCCTACGACCTCGAGCTGTTCAACTGGGGCGAGCCCTTCTTCAATCGCGACCTGCCGCGGTTAATCGCTTACGCGACCGGCAAGCGCGTGCGTACCGCCGTCTCGACGAACCTGAGCTTCCCGATGACCGAGGAATACGTCCGCTCCGTGGTAACGGCCGGCCTCGGCTCCCTTACCGCCGCTATCGACGGGGTCGATCAGGCGTCGTACGAACGCTACCGGCGGGGCGGCAACTTCGAGCTGGCGATCCACAATCTCGAGACGTTCGTGCGGGTGAAACGGGCGTTGGGTTCGCCGACGCCGGACATCTGCTGGCAGTATCTGGTGTTCGCGCACAACGAGTCGGCGATCGAGCGGGCACGCGCGATGGCGGCGGAGATCGGGACGGACTACTTCTCGGTCGCAGCCGGCCTGCACGCCGACCCCGCGTGGACACCGCAGGGGCGCTACAACGTCGACTACCTCAAGGTACACGCGAACCGGTGTACGTTCCTGTGGGAGAAAGCGGTCTTTCACTGGGACGGAGGCTTCGCTTCGTGCTGCGCGGGTTTCAACAAGCACGACGACTTCGACACGTTCCGCGCCGGCGATTTCCGCCGCCTGTGGAACAACGACAAGTTCGTGGCCGCGCGGCGCATCTGGACGGACCGCGACTCGGCGTTGCCGGAAGGCCACTTCTGCACCGAGTGCGACAAGGTGCGACTGTATCGTGGCCTGCCGCTGCGTTCGCCGGCACCGGCGCGGCCAGTCAGTGCCGCCTGAGCCCGAGCCCCTGGGGGACATCGGAGGTCTTCCTGCGCGAGGTGGCCTTTCTCTACGGGGATAGTACGGGGCTCCCCACGCCGAGCGCGGGCGACGCCGTCCGCCGCGAGGCCGAGTAGTCTGGCGGCTACAGGGCGTCCTCCTCGATCTGGTTGAAAAGCAGCAACGATAGAAGGAGATAAATTACGAGGATTGCCCCGAAGGCGCCTCGTTCGGCGCGGGTCGCGGCGTTAGAACCGGTCGATTCCATGATAGTGCAACGTGCGTGCGTATAGCGGGAACCCCGATCAGGAGAACATGGAAGACGTGAAATCGGAAGCCGAAAGCCGGGAAGGGGAGGTGGCGGGTGTGGTTCCCTGGCGACTCCGCGCTGCCGTGCGTCGGGCCAACCGCCCGGGATTCTTCTTCGTCAACATCGGCGCCAACGACGGCGTCAGCAACGACTACGTCTATCCGTTCCTCTGCGAGTACGGCTGGCGCGGCCTCGCCGTGGAGCCGCTCGATGAGCGTTTCGCCGCGCTGGCTCGCAACTACGCCCGCTTTCCCCGGGTGATTCTGGAACGGGCGGCGATTTCCGCCACGCCGCGCGCTCTCCACTTCCTTGCGCCGACGCCGGCTTACGACCGCCCTTGGATTCAGCAGGTGGGCTCGCTGGATCGCGCCCTGCTGCTGAAGACGATCGAGGGTATGCGCGCGTGGGAAATGGATGGCCCGGTGCCGGCGGATATCGAGCGAGCCATAGTTTCGGTCGACGTCCCCTGCCTGTCATTTGCGGCGTTGATGGAGAAGCACCACGTCGAGGCGATCGACTTCCTCAGCATCGATGCCGAGGGCTCCGACTACGAGATCTTCTGCTCCATCGACTGCGCACGCTACCGGCCGCGCATCCTCGTCATCGAGACCGGGAACATGACCGCCGCGCAGCGCAGCGACTTCGACGCCCGGCTCGTCCGGCTCGGTCTCGCTTTCCTGACGCGTCTGGACTTCCTCACCGAAGCGTTTGTCGAGCGCGAGCTGCTGCCGCCGTGGCCTCGGCTCCGCCTGGAAATCGCCCGGGCCTGCCGCCGCCTGCGAGATCTGGCCTCGATCTAAAATACCTGGACGCCATGGATTGGCCCCGGGCTCGTTTGGTCAGACCATGGGTTGCCGGACGACAACCCGTACCGTTGTTCTCCGGTTGGCGTGTACAAACCAGGGACCGCGGGTTACGGTCAGACGTGCCGCGTCTACGCAGCAGGCTGGTTCCGGTCTCCGGCGTGCTTTCGGTTATCGCCGCCGTCTGTCTCGTCGGGTGCCATAGGGAACGGCCAGGCCCACCGCCCGACGTCTTCATCCTTCTCATCGATACGCTGCGCGCCGACCGGGTCGGATGGTACGGCGACGGCCGGGGTATGACCCCGGCTCTGGATCGCCTCGCGGCCGGGGGAACAGTCTTCCAGCGTGCCTATGCGGCGAGCTCCTGGACTAACCCGTCGATCGCGTCGCTGTTCACGTCGCGCTTCCCGTCTCAGCACGGCGTCTCCCGCTTCGAATCCGTCCTCGCCCCTGACGAACTAACCCTCGCCGAGGAGTTGGCGGCGCGGGGCTACGCTACCGCAGGGTTCTCGGCCAACCTGCTGATCCATACCGGCGTCGGTTTCGGGCAGGGCTTCGACACTTACCGCATCTACCACAGCGGTTCCGTGAAGGATCGGGCACACCGCCTCGATACCGACGCATTGGCATGGATAGACGGCACGCGTGCGGCCGCACCTGCCAGGCCGCTCTTCGTGTACATGCACTACATGGAGGCGCACGAGCCGCTGCAGCCTCCACGCGATCTGCTCCATCGGCTTGGCGCGGCTCGGGGCTGGACCGCCGAATATATCGCCGCACTCGAGAAACTGGCGAGCGGGGCGCCACCACTGGATAAGATGGATAGCGCCACCATCCGGCTGGCAGAGGATCTGTACGACGCGGAGATCGTAAGCCTAGACGCCGAGATCGGCCGCTTCCTTGCTGAACTGGAGCGCCGCGGCCTGCGGGACAACGCGATCGTCGTTGTCAGCTCCGACCACGGCGAGGAATTCCTCGAACACGGGGGCGTCGGACACGGTCACACCCTGCACGAGGAACTCATTCGCGTGCCGTTGCTCATCTCGCTTCCGGGACAGAAGACCAGGAACGACGTTTACGACGAGGTCTCGCTCGTCGACGTGGCGCCGACCTTGATCGAGGCGATCGGCGCCGTACCGCCGCCGGCCTTCGAGGGGCGCCCTCGGCGGACGGCTCTGGAGGGCTCGTGTTTGCGCCGGATGTGGGAGGCTTACTTCGGTCAGTGGCGTGCCTTCAGCGAGCTTCCCGAGTTCGGGGCGTCGCCGCAGCGGCCGAAGACGCAGGGCCGCACGCTCGTCGAAGGCCGCGGCAAGGTCATCGAGCACCGCGACGGCCGCATCGAGGCATTCGATCTCGTCTCGGATCCGCACGAAAAGAACCCGGGCGCGCTGCCGGTCGGCCAACGCGATCGACTGGTTACTCGGCTCCAGCGCACTGTGGCCGACCTGGGCCGCGGCCGGTCCTCTGCCGGCACCGCGGCCATCGACGACGAGACGCGCGACCGGATGCGCGCCCTCGGATACGATCCCGAGAACTGAAAGGCGTCCGGTGGGCCGCGGCGGTCAGGTCATCGAGCCGTGCACTCACGCCACTCTACGAGAAACGGAACTGCTGCGATTGCGGATCGGCCAGCCACTCCGCCAGCGCCGGCGCCTGCTCGTCCTTCTCCGAGACGATGGGCGGGATATCGCGCGGCCAGTCGATCGCCAGTGCCGGATCGTTCCACCGGATCCCGCCTTCGCCGCCGGGGCCGTGCGGGGCCGTGCATTCGTAGATGACGATGGTATCGTCGGCGAGCGCGAAGGTGCCGTGCGCGAATCCAGGAGGAACCCAGACCACCCGATGGTTGCTGCCGGTGAGCTCGACGGCGGCGTGGTCGCCGCACGTGGGCGATCCGTGCCGGACGTCCACCACGACGTCGATCACGCCGCCGGCGATGCAGCGCACCAGCTTGCCCATCGGCGGGTTCCACTGGAAATGCAGACCGCGCACAACGCCGCGTTTCGAGTACGTCTGAATGGCCTGCTTGAAGACGCTCGGAACCCCGAGCGCTTCGAGATCCTCCGCGACCCAGGACTGCAACAGGAAGCCGCGGTTGTCGTGGAAGTGCCTGGCGGTGAAGACCACCAGGCCGGGAAGGGCGGATGCGGGGCGGAGCATGGGGTCTTGGGGTCTTGAGGTCTTGGGGTCTTGGGGTCTTGGGGGCTTGGGGTCTTGGGGGCTTGGGGTCTTGGGGGCTTGCGGGGCTTGCGGGGGGGCTGCGAAGTTCCGCTCAGGCTTCGCCGGCGTGCTGGCGCATCCAGCGGATATTGAAATAGCGGGCGTCGTCTTGCGGAGCGGGACCGAACTGGCCGGCTACGAGGGCGTCCCAGATCTCGAGTACGGCTCGGGTGGCGCCGCGCTCGGTCTTGAAGCCGAGTCGCTCCTGGATCTTGTCGCCGAGCACGTAGTAACTCCGCTCGCCGCTCTGTACCGAACGGTCGCGCCGCACCTGAACCGCCACGCCGCGATGCTCTTCGAGGATCTCGGTTACCCAGTGTGCCAGCTCGAGCAGGCGGTAGTTCTTGTGCAGCACGTTGAAGATTTGCGCTCGCACCTTCGCCGCCGGTGACGTCAGGCAGTAGACGTAGGCATCGACGGCTTCGCGCACGTGCAGGAGCGGCCGCCACGCCTCGCCGCTGCCGAACACGGTGAGCTGGCGCTTCTGCCAGGCGTGCAGCGTGAACACGTTGACCACCAGGTCGAAACGCATGCGCGGCGCGAGCCCGAACAGAGTGCCTTTGCGCAGCACCACGGGACAGAACTCGGGGACCGCTTCGGCGAGCTTCAGCAGTTCGATTTCCGCGAGGCGTTTCGCCTTACTGTAGTTCGCGGTCGGTGCCACGGGCATGCTCTCGTCCCTGGCCTTGATGTCGATTTCCTTCTCGGGCGTCGATGTGTAGTAGACGGAGCACGACGAACCGAACAGGAAGCGGATCTCCCGGCCTTCGGCAGATGCCCGCTGTGCAACCAGCTCGGCCAGCCGGCGTGTTGCCAGGACGTTGCTTTCGGCGTTGAGCCGGGGTGCGAAGTCGGCGGTCGGGTCGTTGGACAGACCGGCGAGGTGGATGACGCCGCGCACGCCGTCGAGCCAGGCGGGGTTGGCGTCGCGGACATCGGCCTGGATCAGATCGAGCTGCGGGTGCGGCGGTAGCGGGTTGCCGAACCACAGCGTGTCGACGACCCGTACGGCATGGCCGTGAGCCAACAGCTCGGGCACGAGCAGGCTGCCGACGTACCCCGCTCCTCCGGTGACGAGAATCATCCGTCCCTCCGGGGCCGTGCGCGGCCGATCCGTGACGCGGGCATCGCTGTGCGCAGTCGCATTGACATTCCCGGGGGGCGTAGACGAGAAGGTGGCTCAGGTCAATTCCCGCGCGCATGAGCGATCCCGACCGCAGCGGTGCAGACTTGACGGCGATCTTCGCAGTGGCGCTGGTCGTTCGTCTGCTGTTCGATTTTCTCGTCTATCCCGAGGTGGCGGGGAGTTTCGGTGCCGGGGACGGCTACGATGCGATCGCCCGCAATCTGGTGGCCGGCAAGGGCTACGTGCTCGACGGGCGGCCGGCAGCGGCGGAGCGGCTGCCGCTCTACCCGCTGCTGCTGGCCGCGAGTTTCCGCTTTTTCGGAGAGGTGGCGTGGCCGTGGCAGGCGGCGCAGGCGGTCTGCGGCGCGGCGACGTGTGCGCTGGTGCTGGCGATGGCGCAACGTTACGCCACCCGTGCCGGTGCCCTCGCCGCTGCGGGCATGTGCGCGCTGCACCCGACCCTTCTCCTGTACACGGCGCGCCCGCTCACGGAGACTCTGTACACCTTCCTGCTCGTGGCGTTCGTGCGCGAGGTCAGTGCCCCGTCGTGGCGACCGGGGCGGGTCGGGGCGTTGTGGGCGTTGCAATGGCTGATCAAGAGTACTGCGATGTTGCAGGCGGTGGCGTTGATTCCGGCGGCGCTGCGAGGCAGCTTCGCTCCCCTCGTGCGGACGGTGGCGGTTGCCGTCGCGTGTCTCGCGCCGTGGGTGGTGGTGAACCTGTGGGCGCACGGGCAGGCCAACCTGTTTACGGCCACCGGCGGTCGGGCGCTGTACCACGGGCTGTACATCGCGCGTCACGCAGGATGGACGGAGCCCGCCGCGGATCTGAACCGCGATGCGGAAATCGCTTTATGGGCGGATCTGGCGCGCCGCGGTGTCGCCCGCGACGCGGCCGTGGAGATGCGCGACATGGTCGCGGGCGAAGAGGCGCGGGCTTGGATTGCGCGCAATCCGACGGAGGCCGCCGCGCTGGCGGCCCGTAACGTGATCCTGACCTGGTATCTCGGCCGCAGCCGGCTGAGCATGCTGGTCCACGGCTTGTTGCACGGGGCGTTGCTCCTGGCGGCGCTGGTGGGTGCCGTGCGCATGTGGCGCCGGTGCCCGGAGCGGCGCGATCTCGTCGCTGTCGCGGTGCTGCTGATCGCCGCCTACACGGTGTTCCATGCCGTCGTGCAGCCTGCGGTCCGTTACGTGCTGCCGGTGGTGCCGCTGGTCGCCTTACTGGCCGCCGGCGCGACGGCACGGGGTCGGCGCAACGCGTCGAGTATCGTCTGACCACCCCTCGCCTGACCTCTCGCGAACCGCCGGGTAGCGACGCGATCAGGTTCCTCTCCCGGCGGGAGAGGTCGGGTGAGGGGATGAGATCGAACAAGGCACGAGCGCCACGACAGCACCCCGCTACGGGGTGAGGTTCCTCCCGGCGGGAGAGGTCAGGTGAGGGGATAAGAGTGAGCGAGGCACGAGCGTCACGACAGCACCCCTCTGCGGGGTGAGGTTCCTCTCCCAGCGGGAGAGGTCAGGTGAGGGGATAAGAGTGAGCGAGGCACGAGCGTCACGACAGCACCCCGCTACGGGGTCAGGTTCCTCTCCCAGCGGGAGAGGTCAGGTGAGGGGATAAGAGCGAATGAGGTACGAGCGTCACGACAGCACCCCGCTACGGGGTCAGGTTCCTCTCCCGGCGGGAGAGGTCAGGTGAGGAGATAAGATCGAGTGAGGCACGAGCGCCAGGCCGACTTCTGTTGCGTGGAATCGAGGTTGGTAGTGGAAGTCGACGGCGGTCGGCACTTCGAGCGGCGGGAACACGACGAAGAGCGTAGCCGGTTTCTGGAACGTCCGAGGTGCCGGATTGTGCGGTTCTGGAACATCGACGTGATTGAGAACCGCGAGAGAATGTGCCGGCGAGAATTGGGGAAGCGCTGCGGGCCGTGGCGATCGTGACACGGGACTGAACTGCAGGAGGATGTTGATCCCCTCACCTGACCTCTCCCGCTGGGAGAGGGACCTGACTCCGCGGCGGGGTGCTGTTGCAGTGGTGCGGCGGGTGGATCCCCTCACCTGACCTCTCCCGCTGGGAGAGGGACCTGACTCCGCGGCGGGGTGCTGTTGCAGTGGTGCGGCGGGTGGATCCCCTCACCTGACCTCTCCCTGCGGGAGAGGGACCTGACTCCGCGGCGGGGTGCTGTTGCCGTGAGGTCGGGGTCGGAAGCGCTATCGGGATCGAGGGAATCGAATCGATACCGACCCCGACGGATCCGCGCACGCGGGGTTGCCACTCTCGGCCGACGATCACTCCACGTACCCGAGACTGCGGAGTCGCTCGCGGTCGGCGGGCGATAGGTCCTGCGACGCCGGAAAGTTGCCGGTGCTGTCCGCCCCGGCCGCCTGCGCCCGTGCCCTGTACGCTGCGAGGAAGGCTCGCAGTTCGTCGAGCTTCGCCGGCGCTGTCGAAACGAGATTACGCTGCTCGCGCGGGTCGGCGGCGAGATCGTAAAGCTCTTCATGTACCACCGGACCCCAGAGGTCGAACGGCCTGCGCTCGCCGTCCGGCGAAGGCCAATCCTGGTGCGCAACCGCCGCCGGGCGCGCCGCCGGCGCTAGCCAGCGCTGCGCGGCGATGTACTTCCACTCGCCGCTGACGATCGTGCGCAGGACATTGCGTCCGGCAATGAGCAACTCGCCGATATACGGGTGGGCGGGAGCGGCGAAGCGATAACCGTCCGCCGTCGGCTCGACGAGCGCGCTGCCGTCGAACTCCGAGGGACGGTGCGGAATCTCGAGAAGTCGGAGCAGTGTCGGGGTTATGTCTACGGTCGACACCAATCCCGGGACACGCTCCGGTGGCAGCGCGCCGGGTGCCCATAACACCAGCGGCACGCGCAGCGACTCGTCGTAAAGGGTCCATGCGTGCTCGACGAACCCGTGCTCCAGGAACTCCTCGCCATGGTCCGCCGTTACCACCACCATGGTGCGGTCGCGCCGGCCCAGCTCGTCGAGACCGGCGAACAGCAGGGCCACGGCACGGTCGGTGTCGGCAATCTCGGCGTCGTAGCGCGCCACCATATCCTCGAAGCGGCTCTCGCCCGGTCCGAACCCCTCGCGGACAAGCTCGACGCAACGCGGTCTCACGTCGCGATAGACGTCGAGCGAAGTCGCGGCCGGGTGCGGCACGAACGCACGATAGAGATCGTCGGGAGGGTCGTAGGGGCCGTGCGGATCGAGGTAATGCAGGTAGAGCATGAACGGCCGGTCAGGATGACGCCGCAGGAATTCCACTGCGTGGGCGGAAAGGCGCGCGCCGGCGCGGCTTACACCCCATGTCGAGGAGTGCTCCACCTCGTCGAAGCCGGCGGTAAAGGTCGGATCGGTGAGCATGGTCGTGTTGCTGAAGAGCCCCGTCGCGTAGCCGGCGGCGCGGAGGAGGCGGGCGAGCGTGGGCGCGTCGGGCGCCGGCCTGGCGTTCCAACCGCTGCCGCCCCCGTGCGAGGGTAAACGCCCCGAAAACAGCGTGGCGACCGACTCGCGCGTGAACGAGGAGTTGGCCAGTGCGCGCTCGAAAACGACGCCTTGCCGGGCGAGGGAGTCTATGAAGGGCGACGTGTTGCGTGTGTAGCCGTAAGTGCCGAGGTGGTCGGCGCGCAGCGAGTCGATGTTGACGACGATCAGGCTGTAACGCGCCGGCGCGGCCGGGGCCTCGCGCTGACTGCACGCGGCACCCAGAAGCAGCGCCGCCAGACCCAGCAGT from Candidatus Binatia bacterium encodes the following:
- a CDS encoding radical SAM protein, coding for MARKHHTLRRILNRFAVQAEMKLGRNRLWSYPFELCIDVTNKCNLHCPYCPTGRGEQGGRGRGTVSYELFAAILDELGPYAYDLELFNWGEPFFNRDLPRLIAYATGKRVRTAVSTNLSFPMTEEYVRSVVTAGLGSLTAAIDGVDQASYERYRRGGNFELAIHNLETFVRVKRALGSPTPDICWQYLVFAHNESAIERARAMAAEIGTDYFSVAAGLHADPAWTPQGRYNVDYLKVHANRCTFLWEKAVFHWDGGFASCCAGFNKHDDFDTFRAGDFRRLWNNDKFVAARRIWTDRDSALPEGHFCTECDKVRLYRGLPLRSPAPARPVSAA
- a CDS encoding FkbM family methyltransferase; protein product: MEDVKSEAESREGEVAGVVPWRLRAAVRRANRPGFFFVNIGANDGVSNDYVYPFLCEYGWRGLAVEPLDERFAALARNYARFPRVILERAAISATPRALHFLAPTPAYDRPWIQQVGSLDRALLLKTIEGMRAWEMDGPVPADIERAIVSVDVPCLSFAALMEKHHVEAIDFLSIDAEGSDYEIFCSIDCARYRPRILVIETGNMTAAQRSDFDARLVRLGLAFLTRLDFLTEAFVERELLPPWPRLRLEIARACRRLRDLASI
- a CDS encoding sulfatase, with protein sequence MPRLRSRLVPVSGVLSVIAAVCLVGCHRERPGPPPDVFILLIDTLRADRVGWYGDGRGMTPALDRLAAGGTVFQRAYAASSWTNPSIASLFTSRFPSQHGVSRFESVLAPDELTLAEELAARGYATAGFSANLLIHTGVGFGQGFDTYRIYHSGSVKDRAHRLDTDALAWIDGTRAAAPARPLFVYMHYMEAHEPLQPPRDLLHRLGAARGWTAEYIAALEKLASGAPPLDKMDSATIRLAEDLYDAEIVSLDAEIGRFLAELERRGLRDNAIVVVSSDHGEEFLEHGGVGHGHTLHEELIRVPLLISLPGQKTRNDVYDEVSLVDVAPTLIEAIGAVPPPAFEGRPRRTALEGSCLRRMWEAYFGQWRAFSELPEFGASPQRPKTQGRTLVEGRGKVIEHRDGRIEAFDLVSDPHEKNPGALPVGQRDRLVTRLQRTVADLGRGRSSAGTAAIDDETRDRMRALGYDPEN
- the rfbC gene encoding dTDP-4-dehydrorhamnose 3,5-epimerase, which translates into the protein MLRPASALPGLVVFTARHFHDNRGFLLQSWVAEDLEALGVPSVFKQAIQTYSKRGVVRGLHFQWNPPMGKLVRCIAGGVIDVVVDVRHGSPTCGDHAAVELTGSNHRVVWVPPGFAHGTFALADDTIVIYECTAPHGPGGEGGIRWNDPALAIDWPRDIPPIVSEKDEQAPALAEWLADPQSQQFRFS
- a CDS encoding SDR family oxidoreductase, with the protein product MILVTGGAGYVGSLLVPELLAHGHAVRVVDTLWFGNPLPPHPQLDLIQADVRDANPAWLDGVRGVIHLAGLSNDPTADFAPRLNAESNVLATRRLAELVAQRASAEGREIRFLFGSSCSVYYTSTPEKEIDIKARDESMPVAPTANYSKAKRLAEIELLKLAEAVPEFCPVVLRKGTLFGLAPRMRFDLVVNVFTLHAWQKRQLTVFGSGEAWRPLLHVREAVDAYVYCLTSPAAKVRAQIFNVLHKNYRLLELAHWVTEILEEHRGVAVQVRRDRSVQSGERSYYVLGDKIQERLGFKTERGATRAVLEIWDALVAGQFGPAPQDDARYFNIRWMRQHAGEA
- a CDS encoding glycosyltransferase family 39 protein; its protein translation is MSDPDRSGADLTAIFAVALVVRLLFDFLVYPEVAGSFGAGDGYDAIARNLVAGKGYVLDGRPAAAERLPLYPLLLAASFRFFGEVAWPWQAAQAVCGAATCALVLAMAQRYATRAGALAAAGMCALHPTLLLYTARPLTETLYTFLLVAFVREVSAPSWRPGRVGALWALQWLIKSTAMLQAVALIPAALRGSFAPLVRTVAVAVACLAPWVVVNLWAHGQANLFTATGGRALYHGLYIARHAGWTEPAADLNRDAEIALWADLARRGVARDAAVEMRDMVAGEEARAWIARNPTEAAALAARNVILTWYLGRSRLSMLVHGLLHGALLLAALVGAVRMWRRCPERRDLVAVAVLLIAAYTVFHAVVQPAVRYVLPVVPLVALLAAGATARGRRNASSIV
- a CDS encoding sulfatase-like hydrolase/transferase, yielding MTCTSRLLGLAALLLGAACSQREAPAAPARYSLIVVNIDSLRADHLGTYGYTRNTSPFIDSLARQGVVFERALANSSFTRESVATLFSGRLPSHGGGSGWNARPAPDAPTLARLLRAAGYATGLFSNTTMLTDPTFTAGFDEVEHSSTWGVSRAGARLSAHAVEFLRRHPDRPFMLYLHYLDPHGPYDPPDDLYRAFVPHPAATSLDVYRDVRPRCVELVREGFGPGESRFEDMVARYDAEIADTDRAVALLFAGLDELGRRDRTMVVVTADHGEEFLEHGFVEHAWTLYDESLRVPLVLWAPGALPPERVPGLVSTVDITPTLLRLLEIPHRPSEFDGSALVEPTADGYRFAAPAHPYIGELLIAGRNVLRTIVSGEWKYIAAQRWLAPAARPAAVAHQDWPSPDGERRPFDLWGPVVHEELYDLAADPREQRNLVSTAPAKLDELRAFLAAYRARAQAAGADSTGNFPASQDLSPADRERLRSLGYVE